TCAGATCTAGAGACGCACAACCCATACCCAAGTGGTATGGCTTCTGAGGTCGCACCAAAACcaggttgtttttttttcaacctCGTTCCATGGTGGTTTCAGCGAACGCGACGGGAGATTCCGCGGCGGTGGCGCGGCGACTCAGTTTCGGTTGCCAGTGCTTGGGGTTAGACTGTGGCGGCGTGACTTTGAGGCCCGGTGGCACTGTAGATCCGGCTAAGGTAGGAGATGAGAAGTCTGAGAGTTAATGGTATTGGGGTTTTTGTTTGTGGTTGTTTTTGCGTGTTATACTGTGTTAAAATTGGagatttcatctttgtttcattttattttggttttagatctaattttcgttttttttttaatttctaaatCATTGCAGGTGAAGATGTTAGAGATCAGAAAGAGAAGGAGATGAAAAACTAGTAAAGGAATGGGAATTGAAACAGTTAGAGAATTTGCAGAGGTTCGCCGGCGACCTATGGAAATTGCAAGAATGGGAGAAGATGGTCAGAGTAAAAGAATATAACCCCTTACCTAGATTGAATCTATGGGTTAATTTGCAATATTATCCATTCTAGAGAAACCTGCAGTACAATTTCAAAGCCCTTACCCAGTAATAGATCTAGACCAtccatttttatatttatttatccaACGACTACTATTTAACTGCACCACGGTGGAGCAGTTTTCAACTGTCCCACCGAAGCCAAAACCAAATAGTACTTTGAGTCTCTGACATCCAAATTTAATGGATATTTAATTAAGAGATGTTTTAGGAGCGTTTTTTGTCGGCCGCTAATATCTGgaatttaaaaaattgttattaAAATGTATGTGGATTGAATGTCCAATGAAAACCGATGTATAATCACTCATTGAAAAAATATCTCCTTTAAATTTATATGAGGTGGTCTATTACTCTATTACGTGATACTAGGGGAATAACCTGCTTGGTTGCATGGCTCTGATGGAAACATGAGGGCCAATACTCTCGTGACAGAGCTACTATGAGCAATTTTGTCAGCCTTTCTTGGGTTAAAGGCATCCGCAAAATTTTGACAGAGAGCTTTTCCAAGATTACTATTAATTTGATCCATGTGTTGTTATTCTTCTAACTTGGAGGAAAACATCAAGTGCAAGCTGATTTATAACTGAGCTGTGCTATTTGGTACGAAGGACTTAGGCACGAGAGTGCACGAGCAGAAATtaagtggcggttttaaaccgccactaactTGCGGTGCTAGAAAAAAACCCAAATTTAATACAattctggcggtttaaaaccgccactaacaTGCGGTGCTAAAATAACCGCAAGCGTTACACATTTCTggcggtttgaaaccgccaGAAACTGCCTTGTGCGTGGTGCACGAGACCCCACCTCGTGTCACACAGCATTTTCCTTTATAACTAGTGAATTTAAATACAGTATGATCGAGTCAGGGGACACCACAGCAGTGGACAACACTCAGGTACTATTCAAGATAATTGAGTGGGTCGTTGGAGTAATCTTGCATATTGATTCTTGCGGGCTATGCAGGATACAAAATGAGATGCATGTACTCAACCTTCCATTGAAATATGCATTTGATTGTTAATTGGGCCAAGCCGATCAAATCAACCGGAGGAGGTGTTGATTGAGGAGGAAGCGGTGGAACTCTGAGctgaggagagagggagggTAGCATCTGGAAAGGGCGCGGAAGGAGACGTTGGGTCTGAGCACCGTCGATGAGTCCGGGTGGGGTCCTTGTAAAGGCACTCTGGTGCCTAAGCCAGTAGCTGAACCATTTAGGGAAACCTCGAAGTTAAGATGATAGATAACGTACCTGGTACCCTCAGGGCGAGGGCCTTATATACCTGCTCGTAGGGTTAGGGTAGCCCTTGGTGGTGCCATGCGTGCCTAAACTTCGGGTGCATTCCCGTCGTAGGGCTCCTCGTTAGTTAAGACTAAATCTCGAGCCTCGTTCCTAGCCTCTGTAATTACCCCGTAGGGTCAACGATGGGATGGGTGGGGTTAACCGGatcttatctccaatgtgagtTATCCCGGCTCAGCCATGCAACACTTGGGGTGCGGTCGGCCGAGTTGACCCGGTTTCGGTTCCTAAACCAAGAGTTAATTTAGCAGCGCCTCCACGCGATAATGAGCGCTGGATCCTATTCGCGTGGAGGTCCCCCTCTCTCCCATCTCctttttgcagatgatgtgCTCTTGTTTTGTAAGGCTACTTGTCCATGTCTCAAACACTGCTCTTTCTCTGCGTGATCTAATTGTTGATGGCGCTTGGAACTTGTCAGGTTTGTATACGATGCTTCCTTCCTCAATTGTGGAGGCGCTGCTAAGTTTGAGCCCATCCTTGGACGCGCATTTGTTGGATGCTTGGGTTTGGAGCCCTAATCGTGCCGGTGTGTATACTGCTGCCACGGCTTACCAATGGTTGCTGCAACAGCGAGGCTTGGTGGTGACTGGTGGGGATTGGCAGTGGCTTTGGAAGATTCGAGCATCGGAGAAGGTAAGGGTCTTGATTTGGTTCATCCTCCATGATGCGTTACAAGTTAATTCAGTGAGGTTTCGGTGTCATCTTGCTGCTTCTCCTCAATGCTCGCGCTGCTCCCACCCGGTAGAAGATGTGTTACATTGTCTTAGGGATTGCCTGCATTCTCATGAAATCTGGTTGCACTTGCAAGCTTTTGGGTGGCCGCAGTTTAATGTATCGGAGGTGGTGACTTGGATTCAATCTCAGGTTCGAGGTCCGCATTCTACCTTGTTTGTCTCGGCTTTGTGGGGCTTGTGGAGGTGCTGGAATGAGAGGGTGCTTGGGGAAGCTAAGTGGACGCTGCACTACACATACTCTTGGATCTGGAATGAGGAAAAGGAGTATGATCAATACCTAGCTAAGAGTCAAGAGAGGATTTTGGGACCTTTGCAGATTGATCGGTGGAAACCTCCTGCTTCTGCCTTTGTGTCTCTTACGATTGATGGTGCTTATGATCATACTCAGCGACGTATGGGTATGGGAGGTGTGGTGCGTGACCAACATGGAGTGTGGCAATTTGGATTTTGCGCTGGTATGCTTGAGGGTGATCCTTTAGCTGCCGAACTTAGTGCTCTTCGTCTGCAGGAGTGTGCTAGTATGTTTATGGACATTCATCTCTTGCTTGCTCGGCAGTGGGATAT
This portion of the Lotus japonicus ecotype B-129 chromosome 3, LjGifu_v1.2 genome encodes:
- the LOC130743901 gene encoding uncharacterized protein LOC130743901 — protein: MCSCFVRLLVHVSNTALSLRDLIVDGAWNLSGLYTMLPSSIVEALLSLSPSLDAHLLDAWVWSPNRAGVYTAATAYQWLLQQRGLVVTGGDWQWLWKIRASEKVRVLIWFILHDALQVNSVRFRCHLAASPQCSRCSHPVEDVLHCLRDCLHSHEIWLHLQAFGWPQFNVSEVVTWIQSQVRGPHSTLFVSALWGLWRCWNERVLGEAKWTLHYTYSWIWNEEKEYDQYLAKSQERILGPLQIDRWKPPASAFVSLTIDGAYDHTQRRMGMGGVVRDQHGVWQFGFCAGMLEGDPLAAELSALRLQECASMFMDIHLLLARQWDIRLRHISREANGPADCLTGYGASQQCAFTYFDNPSDIVVPLLSQDVLTL